One part of the Halopenitus persicus genome encodes these proteins:
- a CDS encoding ABC transporter permease: protein MSVANRSRQVIESGAEYVREHRRARLGLLVGIPASVLVAFFILPLLTMAWMSFLSDMPPAPLTLEHYIRIFTGDTYITVLWRTAVLTVQSTIIVVVLGYVLAYSIARFSKRATIVLLLIILPFWTNYIVRMYALINIFQSGGVLDTVMILVGLASEPSGIMYSHTAVLIGLAYVWLPLATFPFYASLTNMDGDLIDASKDLGAGPIKTFLRVTLPMTKNGVIAGIVLVAIPAFGSFITPALLGGTNVLMVGMVIEQQFAASFNWPFGSALGMVVTVGVVLLIGLGSWLGAGGKLAGGGDE from the coding sequence GTGAGCGTCGCGAATCGCAGTCGTCAGGTGATCGAGTCGGGCGCCGAATACGTCCGCGAACACCGCCGGGCCCGTCTCGGACTGCTCGTCGGCATTCCGGCCTCGGTGCTCGTGGCGTTCTTCATCCTGCCGTTGCTGACCATGGCGTGGATGTCCTTCCTCTCGGACATGCCGCCCGCGCCGTTGACCCTGGAACACTACATCCGGATCTTCACCGGCGACACGTATATTACGGTCCTGTGGCGAACGGCGGTGCTCACCGTCCAGTCGACGATCATCGTCGTCGTCCTCGGCTACGTGCTGGCCTACAGCATCGCCCGATTCTCGAAGCGCGCGACGATCGTCCTCCTGTTGATCATCCTCCCGTTCTGGACGAACTACATCGTCCGGATGTACGCGCTCATCAACATCTTCCAGAGCGGCGGCGTGCTGGACACCGTGATGATCCTGGTCGGACTCGCGAGCGAGCCGAGCGGTATCATGTACTCGCACACGGCCGTGCTCATCGGGCTGGCATACGTGTGGCTCCCCCTGGCGACGTTCCCGTTCTACGCCTCGTTGACGAACATGGACGGGGACCTGATCGACGCCTCGAAGGACCTCGGCGCCGGGCCGATCAAGACGTTCCTGCGCGTGACCCTCCCGATGACGAAGAACGGCGTCATCGCGGGAATCGTCCTCGTGGCGATCCCGGCGTTCGGGTCGTTCATCACGCCCGCCCTGCTGGGCGGAACGAACGTGTTGATGGTCGGGATGGTCATCGAACAGCAGTTCGCGGCGTCGTTCAACTGGCCGTTCGGGTCGGCGCTCGGGATGGTCGTCACCGTCGGCGTCGTGCTCCTGATCGGACTCGGATCGTGGCTGGGTGCCGGCGGCAAGCTCGCCGGAGGTGGTGACGAATGA
- a CDS encoding ABC transporter ATP-binding protein translates to MSVLTISDLRKEFGDLVAVDDVNFEVSDGEFVSILGPSGSGKSTILRMIAGFETPTAGTIEIEDTDVTAAPPFDREVNMVFQSLALFPHLTVAENIGYGLVESGVPEDERRERIAEMLEVVELSGYQDRNIDQLSGGEQQRVALARAIVNEPKIVLFDEPLASLDRKLRQHMQFELQRIQEETGITFLYVTHDQEVAMAVSDRMLVLNDGEMEQLDSVETIYDKPASKFVAQFIGDINLVPASVVEANGTDVTVESRGNRIHVSNAAGRCVDAVSLEVGADVSVGIRPTGITLGAPDREDVFSVTGKVRNRGYAGDETVYTIDTEYGSFTANTEDRTYDIGQDVTVWWPADEVYLFAPEGEKAVPTASDGGEP, encoded by the coding sequence ATGTCGGTCCTCACGATATCCGACCTCCGAAAGGAGTTCGGCGATCTGGTCGCGGTCGACGACGTGAACTTCGAGGTGAGCGACGGCGAGTTCGTCTCCATCCTGGGCCCGTCGGGATCGGGCAAATCGACCATCCTCCGGATGATCGCCGGCTTCGAGACGCCGACCGCCGGAACGATCGAGATCGAGGACACCGACGTCACCGCCGCCCCGCCGTTCGACCGCGAGGTGAACATGGTGTTCCAGAGCCTCGCGCTCTTCCCGCACCTCACGGTGGCCGAGAACATCGGCTACGGCCTCGTCGAGAGCGGCGTCCCGGAGGACGAGCGGCGCGAGCGGATCGCGGAGATGCTGGAGGTCGTGGAGCTTTCGGGCTATCAGGACCGGAACATCGACCAGCTCTCCGGCGGGGAACAACAGCGCGTCGCGCTCGCGCGAGCGATCGTGAACGAGCCCAAGATCGTCCTCTTCGACGAGCCGCTGGCGAGCCTCGACCGGAAGCTGCGCCAGCACATGCAGTTCGAACTCCAGCGGATCCAGGAGGAGACCGGGATCACCTTCCTGTACGTCACCCACGACCAGGAGGTCGCGATGGCGGTCTCCGACCGGATGCTCGTGCTCAACGACGGGGAGATGGAACAGCTCGACAGCGTCGAGACCATCTACGACAAACCCGCATCGAAGTTCGTTGCACAGTTCATCGGCGACATCAACCTCGTTCCCGCATCCGTCGTCGAGGCGAACGGGACCGACGTGACCGTCGAATCGCGGGGCAACCGGATCCACGTCTCGAACGCCGCCGGGCGGTGCGTCGACGCGGTCTCGCTGGAGGTCGGCGCCGACGTCTCGGTGGGCATCAGGCCGACGGGGATCACGCTGGGTGCTCCCGACCGCGAGGACGTGTTCTCGGTCACTGGCAAGGTTCGAAACCGTGGGTACGCCGGGGATGAAACGGTCTACACCATCGACACGGAGTACGGCTCGTTCACCGCGAACACCGAGGACCGCACCTACGACATCGGCCAGGACGTCACCGTCTGGTGGCCCGCGGACGAGGTGTACCTCTTCGCGCCGGAAGGGGAGAAGGCGGTCCCGACTGCAAGCGACGGTGGTGAGCCGTGA
- a CDS encoding ABC transporter substrate-binding protein, with protein MRTAAAGGAIGLAGCMGGNGGGGEDVNPADLEVPPSDLEDNVNVWNWYDGWVDWAVEEFESEYETSVSTAAYSNPSEWYTQLEAGNEEIDSISATSAWVVRSMNNDFLHPLPAEKMEGWDALNDLARSDAEEYYSADGNVYAIPETIVAHPLTYSTDYFDEDPGSWDVLWESDLDGMVSMQDWGEVACRVAALYTGQDPNDPDDFDELEEVLIQQKDLNNTYWQDHSTVLQMFDNEEIVAAVYTDGRTYDGQFNQDIPIDMSNTQEGFMYTYDTFVIPQGAPNPRAAVAWTDFGSKPANTSQKAPTMGYVAPIDGLEEELSDQLSEEELEFLQWPQSMSDNAMFIEPLSDELREQFDQIWTNVKAA; from the coding sequence ATGCGAACCGCAGCCGCCGGCGGAGCGATCGGACTCGCCGGCTGTATGGGCGGCAACGGCGGCGGTGGCGAGGACGTGAATCCCGCTGACCTCGAGGTTCCGCCCAGCGATCTGGAGGACAACGTCAACGTCTGGAACTGGTACGACGGCTGGGTCGACTGGGCCGTCGAGGAGTTCGAGAGCGAGTACGAGACCTCCGTCTCGACGGCGGCGTACTCCAACCCCAGCGAGTGGTACACCCAGTTGGAGGCCGGCAACGAGGAGATCGACAGCATCTCGGCGACGAGCGCGTGGGTCGTGCGGTCGATGAACAACGACTTCCTCCACCCGCTTCCGGCCGAGAAGATGGAGGGATGGGACGCGCTCAACGACCTCGCCCGTTCGGACGCCGAGGAGTATTACTCGGCGGACGGCAACGTCTACGCGATCCCGGAGACGATCGTCGCGCATCCGCTCACCTACAGCACGGACTACTTCGACGAGGACCCGGGCTCGTGGGACGTGCTGTGGGAGTCGGACCTCGACGGGATGGTCAGCATGCAGGACTGGGGGGAGGTCGCCTGTCGCGTCGCCGCCCTCTACACCGGGCAGGACCCCAACGATCCCGACGACTTCGACGAGCTCGAGGAGGTCCTCATCCAGCAGAAGGACCTCAACAACACCTACTGGCAGGACCACTCCACCGTCCTCCAGATGTTCGATAACGAGGAGATCGTCGCGGCCGTCTACACCGATGGCCGCACCTACGACGGCCAGTTCAACCAGGACATCCCGATCGACATGTCCAACACTCAGGAGGGATTCATGTACACCTACGACACGTTCGTGATCCCGCAGGGAGCGCCGAACCCGCGAGCGGCCGTCGCCTGGACCGACTTCGGGTCCAAGCCGGCAAACACCTCACAGAAGGCGCCGACGATGGGATACGTGGCCCCGATCGACGGTCTCGAAGAGGAGCTCTCCGATCAGCTCTCCGAGGAGGAACTCGAGTTCCTGCAGTGGCCCCAGTCGATGTCGGACAACGCGATGTTCATCGAGCCGCTCTCGGACGAACTGCGCGAGCAGTTCGACCAGATCTGGACCAACGTCAAGGCCGCCTAG
- a CDS encoding IclR family transcriptional regulator → MPDQSDSRRIGAVQRTCEILTAMRTQDGSSVSELSDRVDLSVGAVHTHLATLREYGLVVKEGTTYRLGPQLVPFGEFVKHHSSLYQAARPELDELAAETGECAHLLVENNGLSVFLYEAFGDNAVGTSYHVRSRTIPPHHLHYHASGKALLAHYPADRVDEIVAEHGLEPATEETITDRETLRSTFETIRERGYALNDEEEIRGIRAVGAPILDEDDEPVGAISFSAPRSRLQGERFTRAAPERLLSVANVIEVNLQTGDYPTPRDRHAEIGDRVYRGDPLGDGAPEHS, encoded by the coding sequence ATGCCGGACCAATCGGACAGCCGTCGTATCGGAGCGGTTCAGCGCACCTGTGAGATCCTCACGGCGATGCGTACCCAGGACGGGAGCTCCGTCTCCGAGTTGAGCGATCGCGTCGATCTCTCGGTCGGGGCCGTTCACACGCACCTCGCCACCCTCCGGGAGTACGGCCTCGTCGTCAAGGAGGGAACGACCTATCGGCTGGGCCCGCAGCTGGTCCCGTTCGGCGAGTTCGTCAAACACCACTCGTCGCTGTATCAGGCGGCGCGACCGGAACTCGACGAACTCGCCGCGGAAACCGGCGAATGTGCACATCTCCTCGTCGAGAACAACGGCTTGAGCGTGTTCCTCTACGAGGCGTTCGGCGACAACGCGGTCGGAACGAGTTACCACGTCCGGTCTCGAACGATCCCGCCACACCACCTCCACTACCACGCGTCGGGAAAGGCGCTGCTCGCCCACTATCCGGCCGACCGCGTTGACGAGATCGTCGCGGAACACGGCCTCGAGCCGGCGACCGAGGAGACGATCACTGACCGTGAGACCCTTCGTTCGACGTTCGAGACCATCCGCGAGCGGGGATACGCGTTGAACGACGAGGAGGAGATCCGCGGGATCCGGGCGGTCGGCGCACCGATACTCGACGAGGACGACGAGCCCGTGGGCGCGATAAGCTTCTCCGCACCCCGAAGTCGCCTGCAGGGCGAGCGGTTCACGCGAGCGGCCCCGGAGCGACTGTTGAGCGTCGCGAACGTGATCGAGGTGAACCTCCAGACGGGTGACTACCCGACACCCCGGGACCGCCACGCCGAGATCGGTGACCGGGTGTATCGCGGCGATCCCCTCGGTGACGGCGCCCCGGAACACTCGTGA